One Prinia subflava isolate CZ2003 ecotype Zambia chromosome 8, Cam_Psub_1.2, whole genome shotgun sequence DNA window includes the following coding sequences:
- the RPS21 gene encoding small ribosomal subunit protein eS21: MQNDAGEFVDLYVPRKCSASNRIIGAKDHASIQINISEVDKVTGRVNGQFKTYAICGPIRRMGESDDSILRLAKNDGIVSKNF; the protein is encoded by the exons ATGCAGAACGACGCCGGGGAGTTCGTGGACCTTTATGTCCCTCGGAAATG CTCTGCTAGCAACCGAATCATTGGTGCTAAGGATCATGCTTCCATTCAGATAAACATTTCTGAG GTGGACAAGGTGACAGGCAGAGTGAACGGGCAGTTCAAGACTTACGCCATCTGCGGGCCCATCCGGAGAATG GGGGAATCAGATGACTCCATTTTGCGCCTGGCGAAAAACGATGGAATTGTTTCCAA gaaCTTTTAA